The nucleotide sequence CCTGAATGGCTTCGCGGGCTTTCAGGTCATACACCAGTACGTCGCCGGCGTCGATCTCCACGATGTCGTGAATCAGCGCCATTTTCAGCACGCGGGTAATGTCGATATCGTCATCGGCATAAGGCGCCAGGCTCATCACCGCAACGGCAAAATGCCAACTGTGCTCTGCGGAATTTTCCCGACGAACGGTGCCGATCACCTTGGAACGGCGCTGAACACTCTTGAGTTTGTCGATTTCCATCAGAAACCGGACGACGTCGGTCATGGGGCCGAAATCCAGTACGGGTAAAGCGAGCGACATCCGTTAATCTCCTGCAATAAAGAAGCTCTATTGTAGGGGATGGGCCATAAGATGAACATGCGAGAATATTGTCTGAAAGCCGCTGATTTTTATTTTAGCGTACAGGTGTACACTGAAATCGTTCTCAGCTAATCTGCTCAACACGTGTTCGGCATGGCAGGGATGACCGCGGGCGCAGGCGTAGCGTGCTGGGACAGGTGTAGTGTGGGGGTAGTGTGGGTGTAGTGCAGGTGTAGAGCAAGTGTGGGGCAAGAGGCTGGCATGAAGAAAAAAACAGGGGAGTCGGGGTATACGCTGGCGGAAGAAGTCGCCAACAGTATCAGCCACGGAATTGGTTTTGTCTTTGGGGTTGTCGGGCTGGTGTTATTACTGGTGCAGGCGGTGGACAACGGCGCTACCCCGCTGGCTATCACCAGTTACAGTCTGTACGGCGGTAGCCTGATTTTACTGTTTCTCGCATCGACGTTGTATCACGCCATTCCTCATCAGCGCGCAAAACGCTGGCTAAAGAAATGTGATCACTGCGCTATCTATCTGCTAATTGCCGGGACCTATACGCCTTTTCTGCTGGTGGGGCTTAATTCGCCGCTGGCGCGCGGGCTGATGATCACTATTTGGAGCCTGGCGCTGCTGGGCGTCATATTCAAGCTGGCGTTTGCGCACCGGTTTGAGGCGCTGTCGCTGATGACCTATCTGGTGATGGGCTGGCTGTCGCTGATTGTGGTCTATCAACTGGCGGTGAAACTGTCCGCCGGCGGCGTGACGCTGCTGGCGATAGGCGGCACGGTGTATACGCTGGGCGTGGTGTTTTACGTTTGCAAGCGCATCCCGTTCAATCACGCCATCTGGCATGGATTTGTGCTGGGAGGCAGTGTGTGTCACTTTCTGGCGATCTATCTGTACGTAGGATAACCCGTGTGGATATCGCTGTCGGTCGGATAAGCATCAGGGAGCCGCGGCATCCCTGATGCTTTCGAGGGGCCGGTTACTCTTCCAGACCGGTTACTCTTCCAAAGAATAAGGCAACGGCTGAATGGCGAGTTGGCTGCCGCTGTCGTCGCGCACCCGCAGTACGTTGTCAGCCTCCAGATCGTTATTCAGCACCGCCTGAACCCACAGCGTGCCGTCATGCAACTGGCTGGCCGCCAGTACGGTGCCGGTACGGCGCCAGTTATCGCCAAGTTTCCATTCCAGCTCATCACCCGCTGTAGGCGCCTGCGCGCCAGTGCCCGCCAGCCAGTACAGCGCACGTTTGTTGGCGCCGCGGTATTTGGCGCGCGCGACCATTTCCTGACCGGCGTAGCATCCTTTGGTGAAGCTAATGCCCTGTAACGCCTGTAAGTTGGTGGCTTGTGGAATGAACTGTGCGCTGTTGGCGCTGTCAATAATGGGCTGCCCGGCCGCGATATCCAGCGCCTGCCATTGGCGGCTGTCGTTGTGTTGGACGCGGGGTTGCAGCGTTTCGATGAGCGCGGCGGCGCGTTGTGCCTCCAGCACCAGCAGGAAACGTTCAGCAGGGTGAGGCAGATACAGCAACGTTGCTCCTGGTTGCCGCACCACGGCGTTATCGGCGTCGGGCAGAGCATCGAACAAGGGCGCCAACTGTGCGCGAATGTCGAGGCCCGCGGCGCCCAGCAGCACGACGTTGTCGTCGGCCGCGATGGTGGTTTTAGAGAAGACCGCGTATTTTTTCAGTTCCGCCAGCTGGGTATCCCGCACGCTGCGGCGTTCCAGATAAGCCAGTCCGTCGCCATAATGGAACAGGCGTACATTGCTCCACATTTTCCCTTTGGCGTCGCAGTGGGCGCACAGCACGTGCTGGCTGGCCTGTAAGGCATCAACGTCGGCCGTGAGCTGGCCCTGAAGGTATTTGACCGTGTCCGGTCCGGCTAGGGTGACCAGCGCCCAGTCGTCCAGCGATATCAGGGTGGCGGGCAGTTGAGCAGAAGAAAAGAGTGGTTGTGCGGTAAACGGATGAGCCATATTACAGTCCTGCGATGTGTAATGTCAGCGAATGATCCAATGGTAAAAGAGCGACAACGGTTTGCAAGCAGTTTAGGCTGTGTTCCGCCATAAGGCAGCGAATGGCGAGACAGACGGCGGAGGCGAGACGTCGAAGTGAGTTGGTCTAATCGTGCGATATGTTGCGCATCCGTGAAATAGTACACGCGGTGATACGCGAAAATATGTCAAAGTGTTACTATTAGTTGAAGGCCATCAGGTAGAATAGGATTACACCGGCGGTCACCCAATCAACCTGCGCGGATAACCATACAGAGAAGTGGATGAAATGAGCATGGACATCAATAACAAATCACGTATTCACTGGGCGTGCAGACGCGGAATGCGTGAACTGGACATCTCCATCATGCCGTTTTTCGAGCATGAATATGACACGCTGAGCGACGACGACAAGCTGCACTTCATTCGTCTGCTGCAGTGCGATGATCCCGACTTGTTCAACTGGCTGATGAATCATGGCGAGCCGGTAGATCCGGCGCTGAAACGCATGGTTTCCCTTATTCAGACGCGAAATAAAGACCGTGGCCCAGTGGCAATGTGATTTACGCGTATCCTGGCGCATGCAGCTGTTTTCGCTGCTGACGCACGGGTTTCTGGTGCTGATGATCCTGCTGGCGCCCTGGTCGGACGGCTATGCGCCGCTGTGGTTGGGCCTGGTGACGCTGGTGGTGTTCGGTTTCGTGCGCAGTCAGCGCATCATCAAGTCGCGTCAGGGGGAAATTTCCCTGCATGGGGAAAACCAACTGCACTGGCAGCAGCGTGACTGGCAGATAGTTCGGCGCCCGTGGGTAATGCGCAACGGCGTGTTGCTGTCATTGCGGGCAACGAATGGCAAAGGGCATCAGCGCTTGTGGCTGGCGTCAGACAGTATGGGTAACGAAGAATGGCGGCTGTTGCGCCAACTGTTGCAGCAGCATCCGTTGCAGGGAACCGAATCCTCCCGCCATCATTAAGGCTGCTGGCGGGAGTTGCATCGAATCGGCATCAAGCGTTGCATGGATGTCGCGCACGCAACGACTGACCGCCAACCCTGGCGTCGTGCGTCAGTCAAAGTAACTCCGCCATTTCGTGCAAGATCTGCTCGCACCACTGTTGCATCCGCTCGTCGCTCATGTCGTACTGATTCACTTCATCTAACGCCAGACCAACAAAATACTTACCGTCTTCCGTCACCGGTTTCGGGCTGGTGAAGTCGTAGCCCGCGGTCGGCCAGTAGCCGATAAAACGCACGCCCAGCGGTGTGAGCTGGTCGTGCAGCATGCCGAGCGCGTCCAGAAACCATTCGCCGTACCCCAGTTGGTCGCCCATGCCGTAGAGCGCGACAATCTTGTCTTTCAGATTCAGCGCCGGCAACTGTGCCCAGATGGCTTCCCAGTCTTCCTGAATTTCACCGAAGTCCCAGGTGGGGATACCAAGAATCAGCATCTCGTAGTTTTCCATTTCCTGGGGCGCAACGTCTTTCACGTTGTGCAGGTCTACCAGTTCCTCGCCCAAAATGTCGCGGATTTTCTCCGCCGCCATTTCGGTGTAGCAAGTGCTGGTGCCGTAAAAAAGTCCTATCTTCATAAGTGTCTGATCGTGATTGCATCAATAAAGGCGGTATCGCAGAGCGTTTAGCCTAACGGAATATCACAGGGTCGTACAGGGCGGGAGCGGAACGAGGGATGAAGGCGGCGCCTCCATCCCTAACAGACTTAACCGAGAGACTGGTGGCGGGTTTCCTTCGTCAGCAACAAGGCTGTCAGCGTCAGTGATGCCATCGCGGCGAGGTAAACGCCCACATAGAACAGCCCGTAATGGCTGGTCAGCCAGGCGGCGATGTACGGCGCCACGGATGCTCCCAGAATGGAGGATACGTTATAGGAGAACGAGGCACCGGTATAACGCACTTCGGTCGGGAACAGTTCCGGCAGCAGCGCGCCCATTGGGCCGAAGGTCAACCCCATCAGGCTCAGGCCGCATACCAGAAACGCCATGATCAGCGTTTGATTGCCGGAGCCCAGCAAAGACGGGAACGTCATGGCGAACACCAGCATGATGCAGGTCACGGTGATCATGGTTTTGCGACGGCCGACCGCGTCAGCCAGATAGCCCGCTACCGGGATCATCAAACCGAAACCGATTACCGCCACCATCAGCATCCACAGGAAATTGTTGCGCGGAATGCCCAGCCCGGCCGGTGCCGGTGTGGTGCCGTAGGTCATGGAGTAGACGGTCATGATGTAAAACAGGGTGTAGGTCGCCAGCATGATGAACGTGCCCAGAATGGTGGCTTTCACATGCTTGCTCAGCAGGGTGCCCAGCGGCACGCGCACCTGCTTCCCTTCTTTGGCGACTTTGGCGAATACCGGGGTTTCATGCAGCGATACGCGCACGTACAGGCCGATGATCACCAACACGGCAGAGGCGATGAACGGCACGCGCCATCCCCAGCTCATGAACTGCTCGTTGGTCATCACCCAGGACAGCAGCAGGAAGGTGGCGTTGGCAAAGAAGAAACCGATCGGCGCGCCCAACTGCGGGAAGGAGCCGTACAGCGCGCGTTTGTGGGCCGGGGCGTTTTCCGTCGCCAGCAGCGCCGCGCCGCCCCATTCGCCGCCAAGGCCAAGCCCCTGGCCGAAACGGGCCAGTGCCAGCAGCAGCGGAGCCAGTACGCCGATGGTTTCATAGCTCGGCAGCAGGCCGATCAATACGGTGGAGATCCCCATAGTCAGCAGCGACGCGACCAGCGTCACTTTGCGGCCGACGCGGTCGCCGAAGTGGCCGAATAGCGCAGAGCCGATTGGGCGCGCCACAAACGCGATGGCGAAGGTCGCCAGCGATTGCAGCGTGGCGGCGGTAGCGTCACCCTGCGGGAAGAAGATGTGCGGAAAGATCAGCACGGCAGCGGTAGCATAAATGTAAAAATCGAAGAATTCGATGGCGGTGCCGATCAGCGAGGCGACCACCACCTTGTTGCGCGAGTTTACCGGCGCATCTGGTGTTTGAGTATCAATAGTGGATGAGATGGAGGCTTGCATAGTTTTTTGCTTTTTTGTAACACACGGACCCGCATTCTATGCATAGAAAAAAGTTCTTTTCAAACCAGCGCCGCGACTGATGCCGGCCCTTGCGGCAAAGGCATTCCGGGATACGCTGGAATAAGAAAATATAATCCCTTCCACGCTTCATTTTGCCACAGGATGTGATGAAGTTGAGAATGATTGCCGAATTGTACCCCGATCATACTCAGTGAGGCATAGTGAGGCATAATGGCGGGATGGAGCCGTTGGCGGCATAACGGGAGAGAGTGATGCAGAAACAGGATCAAGCGTTAATCGAGCAGTTTCTGGATGCCTTGTGGCTGGAGCGCAACCTGGCGGAAAATACGCTGTCGTCCTATCGTAATGACCTGCGCTCGCTGGCGGACTGGCTGGCTCATCATGAGTGTAGTCTGCTGCAGGCGCAGCCGTCCGATTTGCAGGACTTTCTGGCTGAACGCCTGGAAGGCGGCTACAAGGCCACCAGTTCGGCCCGCCTGCTGAGCGCGATGCGGCGTTTGTTCCAGTACTTGTACCGGGAAAAGCAGCGCACCGACGACCCGAGCGCGCCGCTGTCGTCGCCGAAACTGCCGCAGCGGCTGCCGAAGGATCTGACGGAGGCGCAGGTGGACGCGCTGCTGGCGGCGCCGGTGACCGACCAGCCGATCGAACTGCGGGACAAAGCGATGCTGGAACTGCTGTACGCCACCGGCCTGCGCGTATCGGAACTGGTGGGGCTGACCATCAGCGACGTCAGCTTGCGGCAGGGCGTGGTGCGTGTGATAGGGAAGGGCAACAAGGAACGGCTGGTGCCGCTGGGAGAAGAGGCGGTGTACTGGCTGGAGCAGTATCTGGAGTACAGCCGCCCCTGGCTGCTGAACGGCCAGACGCTGGATGTGCTGTTCCCAAGCAATCGCGCCCAGCAGATGACGCGCCAGACGTTCTGGCACCGCATCAAGCACTATGCGACACTGGCGTCTATTGACAGCAATAAACTTTCTCCGCATGTTTTGCGTCATGCCTTTGCAACCCACCTGCTGAATCACGGTGCGGATCTGCGAGTGGTGCAGATGTTACTGGGCCACAGCGATCTTTCCACCACGCAGATCTATACCCACGTTGCGACGGAGCGGCTGAGACTGCTGCATCAACAGCACCATCCCCGGGCATGATGCCCGGCGGGCTGACAGGATGTCATGGCGGGTTTTCCCGCCAATGATGGATAAGCACGGCGCTTGCGCCCTGATAACAGGATAATTCCATGAAAAAACGTGTAGTACTCTTTTCATTGCTGACTCTGGCCCTGAGCGGCGTGGCGCGCGCGGATGACGCCGTAATCAAGCAGACGTTAAACCGGCTGGGTTTGCAGAACGCAGAAGTGAAGGATTCCCCCATCGGCGGGATAAAAACCGTGCTGACCGAGAATGGCGTGCTCTACATCACCGAGGACGGCAAACACCTGCTGCAAGGGCCGCTGTATGACGTCAGCGGCAAGACCCCGGTGAATGTCACCAACCATATTCTGAACGACCGTCTGGATGCGTTGAAAGACCAGATGATCGTCTACAAAGCGCCGCAGGAAAAACATGTCATTACCGTGTTTACCGACATCACCTGCGGTTACTGCCACAAGCTGCACGAACAGATAAAAGACTATAATGCGCTCGGCATTACCGTGCGTTATCTGGCGTATCCCCGTCAGGGCATGAACTCTCAGGCAGCGAAAGACATGCAGTCGATTTGGTGCGTGGCGGATCGCAACAAGGCGTTTGACGCCGCCATGAAGGGCGATGACGTGTCGCCCGCCACCTGTAAAACCGATATCGGCTCCCATTATCAACTGGGCGTGCTGTTTGGCGTTCAGGGTACGCCGGCGATCGTGCTGGACGATGGCACGGTGGTGCCGGGGTATCAGCCGCCCAAAGAGATGATGGCGATGCTGGATGCGCACAAAGCCTCCCTGAAATCAGGCGGTTAATTGAATCGAGTGGTTAATCAAGCGTGAATGTTGTTACCCAACTCCGTCGTCGCCCGACGACGGAGACAGAATTACCCGACTCCCTCCCCGCATTGCTGCGCCGTTTGTACGCCCAGCGCGGCGTACGACAGATGCAGGAACTCGAACGCAGTCTGCGAGGCCTGCTGGATTACCGTCTGCTTGGCGGCATCACGCAGGCGGTCGAGGTGTTGCGTCAGGCGCTGGCGGATAACCGCCGCATCATGGTCGTCGGCGATTTCGACGCCGACGGCGCCACCAGCACCGCGCTGACGGTGCTGGCGTTGCGCAGCATGGGCGGCCGCGAGATTCAGTATTTGGTGCCCAACCGGTTTGAGGATGGCTATGGGCTTAGCCCGGAAGTGGTGGCGCAGGCCGCCGCCAAAGGCGCCGAGCTTATCGTGACTGTCGATAACGGCATTTCGTCCCATGCCGGGGTGGACGATGCGCACCGGCGCGGCATCGCGGTGGTGGTGACCGACCACCATCTGCCGGGGGAAACCCTGCCGGCGGCGGAGGCGATGATCAACCCTAACCTGTCGGACTGTGCGTTTCCGTCGAAAGCGCTGGCCGGGGTGGGCGTGGCGTTTTACCTGATGATGGCGCTGCGGGCTAATCTGCGCGAGTCCGGCTGGTTTGCCGAACGCGGGCTGGCCGAGCCGAATCTGGCGGAACTGCTGGACCTGGTGGCGCTGGGCACGGTGGCGGATGTGGTGCCGCTGGATGCCAACAACCGTATTCTGATCTCGCAGGGGTTAAGCCGGATCCGCGCCGGCAAATGCCGACCGGGGATTCGCGCCCTGCTGGAAGTGTCCAACCGCGATGCCGTCCAACTGGTGGCGAGCGATCTGGGTTTTGCGCTCGGGCCGCGCCTTAATGCCGCCGGCCGGCTGGACGATATGTCCGTCGGCGTGGAACTGCTGCTGTGCGACGACATCGTGCAGGCGCGGATGCTGGCCAGCGATCTGGATGCGCTGAACCAGAGCCGCCGTGAAATCGAAGCCGGTATGCAGGTGGAAGCGCTGCATTTGTGCGAGCAACTGGAGCGTAGCCGCGACACGCTGCCGCTGGGGCTGGCGATGTATCACCCGGAGTGGCATCAAGGGGTGGTGGGGATTCTGGCGTCGCGCATCAAGGAGCGCTTTCATCGCCCGGTGATCGCGTTTGCGCCTGCGGGCGACGGTATTCTGAAAGGTTCCGGGCGGTCCATCGCCGGGTTGCACCTGCGCGACGCGCTGGAGCGCCTCGATACCTGTCACCCCGGCCTGATGCTGAAATTTGGCGGCCACGCTATGGCGGCGGGATTGTCGCTGGTGGAAGATCGTTTTGATGAGTTTCGCCAGCGTTTTGCCGAACTGGTCGGCGAGTGGCTGGACGCCTCGCAGCTGGAAGGCGTGGTGTGGTCCGACGGCGAGCTGGCGATCCCTGAGCTGACGCTCGGCACCGCGGAAATGCTGCGCGAAGCGGGGCCGTGGGGGCAGGCGTTCCCGGAGCCGACCTTCGACGGGCGCTTTCGCCTGTTGCAGCAGCGACTGGTCGGCGAGCGCCACCTCAAGGTGATGGTGGAACCGCTGGGCGGCGGCCCGCTGCTGGACGGCATCGCTTTCAACATCGACACCTTGTTGTGGCCCGACAGCAGCGTGCGCGAAGTCGAGCTGGCTTACAAACTGGACGTCAACGAATTCCGCGGCAAACGATCGGTACAACTGTTGATCGAGCATCTGTGGCCGTTGTAGCGCCCCGGCGCTAAAACCTACGCCGGGGCTCCCCGGCGTTTTCTTTTCGCCATGCGGCGTCTCCCGCTAAAATCGGTAAAAAGCTATAAACCACGGCGCGGATCCGCTACAATTCGCCGTTTACATGCATCCTTTCATCGACAAACAACATTAAGATCCTAACACCATGTTTGAAATCAATCCGGTAAAAAATCGCATTCAGGACCTGTCTGAACGGACAGCTGTTCTGAGGGGGTATCTTTGACTATGACGCCAAGAAAGAGCGTCTGGAAGAGGTAAACGCCGAGCTGGAACAGCCCGACGTATGGAACGAGCCTGAACGCGCGCAGGCGCTGGGGAAAGAGCGTTCCTCCCTAGAAATGATTGTCGACACCATTGATCAGATGGTTCAGGGGCTGGACGATGTCTCCGGTCTGCTGGAACTGGCGGTGGAAGAAGACGACGAAGACACCTTAAATGAAACCATTGCCGAGCTGGATCAGCTGGAAAACAAGCTGGGTCAGTTGGAATTCCGCCGTATGTTCTCCGGCGAGTACGACAGCGCGGACTGCTACCTTGACCTGCAGGCCGGTTCCGGCGGCACCGAGGCGCAGGACTGGGCCAGCATGCTGCTGCGCATGTATCTGCGCTGGGCGGAAAGCAAAGGCTTCAAGACGGAAATCATTGAAGAGTCCGAAGGCGAAGTGGCCGGTGTCAAATCCGCCACCATCAAGATCATCGGCGAGTATGCGTTTGGCTGGCTGCGTACCGAAACCGGCGTACACCGTCTGGTGCGTAAAAGCCCGTTTGACTCGGGCGGTCGTCGTCACACGTCGTTCAGTTCCGCCTTCGTCTACCCAGAAGTGGATGATGATATTGATATCGAGATCAATCCCGCGGACCTGCGTATCGACGTATACCGCGCGTCCGGCGCCGGCGGTCAGCACGTTAACCGTACTGAATCCGCGGTGCGTATCACCCACATTCCCACCAATATCGTTACCCAGTGCCAGAACGATCGATCCCAGCACAAGAACAAAGATCAGGCGATGAAGCAGCTGAAAGCCAAGCTGTATGAGTTTGAAATGCAGAAGAAGAACGCGGAGAAACAGGCGCTGGAAGACAACAAGTCCGACATCGGCTGGGGCAGCCAGATTCGTTCTTACGTGCTGGATGACTCCCGTATTAAAGACCTGCGCACCGGGGTGGAAACGCGCAATACCCAGTCGGTGCTGGACGGTGATCTGGACAAGTTTATCGAAGCAAGTTTAAAAGCGGGGTTATAAGGAATTCTCATGTCTGAACCACAAAACCAGGGTGCCGAGCAGGCGCTGGATCTTAATAACGAACTCAGAGCGCGCCGCGAGAAACTGGCGTCGTTGCGTGAAACCGGCGTGGCTTTCCCGAATGATTTCCGCCGTGACAGCGTCTCGGATCAACTGCACGCCGGCTATGACGAAAAAGACAACGAAGAGCTGGAAGCGCTGGGTCTGGAAGTGAACGTGGCCGGCCGTATGATGACTCGCCGTATCATGGGCAAAGCGTCGTTCGTGACGCTGCAAGACGTGGGCGGCCGCATTCAGCTGTATGTGGCGCGCGACGATCTGCCGGAAGGCGTTTATAACGAACAGTTCAAGAAATGGGATCTCGGCGACATCGTCGGCGCGCGCGGCAAGCTGTTTAAAACCAAAACCGGCGAGTTGTCGATCCACTGTACCGAACTGCGTCTGCTGACCAAGGCGCTGCGCCCGTTGCCGGACAAGTTCCACGGCCTGGCGGATCAGGAAACCCGTTATCGTCAGCGCTATCTGGACCTGATCGCTAACGAAGAATCCCGCCACACCTTCCGGGTGCGTTCGCAGATTCTGGCCGGTATCCGCCGGTTCATGGTCGGCCGCGACTTTATGGAAGTGGAAACGCCGATGATGCAGGTGATCCCCGGCGGCGCGTCCGCGCGTCCGTTCATCACCCATCACAACGCGCTGGACATCGACATGTACCTGCGCATCGCGCCTGAACTGTACCTGAAGCGTCTGGTGGTGGGCGGTTTTGAACGCGTGTTCGAGATCAACCGCAACTTCCGTAACGAAGGCGTGTCGCCGCGTCACAACCCTGAGTTCACCATGATGGAACTCTACATGGCGTACGCGGACTATAAAGACCTGATCGAACTGACCGAGTCGCTGTTCCGCACGCTGGCGCAGGACGTGCTGGGCGCGACCGAAGTGCAGTACGGCGACCAGGTGTTCGACTTCGGCAAGCCGTTCGAGAAGCTGACCATGCGTGAAGCCATCAAGAAATACCGCCCGGAAACCAACGTGGCGGATCTGGATAGCTTCGACGCGGCGAAAGCCATCGCGGAGTCTATCGGCATCAAGGTTGAGAAGAGCTGGGGTCTGGGCCGTATCGTCACCGAGATCTTCGAAGAAACCGCCGAAGCGCACCTGATTCAGCCGACCTTCATCACCGAATACCCGGCGGAAGTCTCGCCGCTGGCGCGCCGCAACGACCAGAACCCGGACATTACCGATCGCTTCGAATTCTTCATAGGCGGACGTGAAATCGGCAACGGTTTCTCCGAGCTGAACGATGCGGAAGATCAAGCGCAACGCTTCCAGGATCAGGTGGCTGCGAAAGACGCCGGCGATGACGAAGCCATGTTCTACGACGAAGACTACGTTACCGCGCTGGAACACGGCCTGCCGCCGACCGCCGGTCTGGGTATCGGTATCGACCGCATGGTGATGCTGTTCACCAACAGCCACACCATTCGCGATGTGATCCTGTTCCCGGCGATGCGTCCGCAGAAGTAATTCCCATCATGGTATACCGGCTCGTTTGCCTGCTGGCAGGCGAGCCGTTTTCTTTTGGCCGCACCTATCTTAAGCGCTTCAGCGGGGCCGGCCGTAAACGCGGCGATATACCTAATACGCAAGTAATATCATGATAAGAGGGACGTTATGTTACTGGTGATGCTGAGCGGCCTGCTGTTGTCGTTGTCGCTGTGTCTGGATTTGGGGATCGTCAATACCGCCATTATTAATCGTGGTATCCGGGATGGCGCGGGTGCGGCGTTTTTTATTGGTCTGGGATCCTGCTTCGGCGATCTGATTTACGCCACGCTGTCGGTGCTGGGGATGGCGGTGATTTTCAACTATACGCCGGTACGCTGGCTGTTATGGATTGGCGGCGGCGGTGTACTGCTGTGGCTGTCGTTCAGCATGGCGCGTAGCGCCTGGCGCGACTATCGGCAACATCGCGGTTTGCCGATCGATACCGTTACCGTATTTTCACCACGCGCCCCGGCGCCGGCTCACCGCGATTTTATTAGCGGAATGGGCATGGCGCTGGCGTCGCCCAGCGCGTTGCTGTGGTTTGCGGCAATCGGCGGGACGTTGAT is from Dickeya dianthicola NCPPB 453 and encodes:
- the lysS gene encoding lysine--tRNA ligase — its product is MSEPQNQGAEQALDLNNELRARREKLASLRETGVAFPNDFRRDSVSDQLHAGYDEKDNEELEALGLEVNVAGRMMTRRIMGKASFVTLQDVGGRIQLYVARDDLPEGVYNEQFKKWDLGDIVGARGKLFKTKTGELSIHCTELRLLTKALRPLPDKFHGLADQETRYRQRYLDLIANEESRHTFRVRSQILAGIRRFMVGRDFMEVETPMMQVIPGGASARPFITHHNALDIDMYLRIAPELYLKRLVVGGFERVFEINRNFRNEGVSPRHNPEFTMMELYMAYADYKDLIELTESLFRTLAQDVLGATEVQYGDQVFDFGKPFEKLTMREAIKKYRPETNVADLDSFDAAKAIAESIGIKVEKSWGLGRIVTEIFEETAEAHLIQPTFITEYPAEVSPLARRNDQNPDITDRFEFFIGGREIGNGFSELNDAEDQAQRFQDQVAAKDAGDDEAMFYDEDYVTALEHGLPPTAGLGIGIDRMVMLFTNSHTIRDVILFPAMRPQK
- a CDS encoding LysE family translocator, with protein sequence MLLVMLSGLLLSLSLCLDLGIVNTAIINRGIRDGAGAAFFIGLGSCFGDLIYATLSVLGMAVIFNYTPVRWLLWIGGGGVLLWLSFSMARSAWRDYRQHRGLPIDTVTVFSPRAPAPAHRDFISGMGMALASPSALLWFAAIGGTLIAQATDGSARQVALFLGGFFIGGVLWTLFMALLIQYGRGALKGRLSFYCSALSSVLFAVFAAQVIVNGYQTLLTPAN